The genomic interval GTGAAAACTTTCAACGTTACATGTATGATCAGTGACAATTTACATGTATGATCAGTGACACGTTACGTGTATGATCAGTGACACGTTACATGTATGATCAGTGACacgtgattattttctactttctgtcatttttcagcttcttaaatgtgaatattttctactttctgtcatttttcagcttcttaaatgtgaacatttgtgtttgacatATTTAACACAAGAGTGTGCTCCattctatcatcatcatcatcatcatcatcatcctcgtcCTGACCTTGAGCGCCATCCTCTCTGAGGTCACGGGGTCAGTGGCCTGGTAAACCGTGGCAAAGGCTCCTTGTCCGAGGAGGCAGTCGACTCTGAGCGACGACTTCCCTGTGGaggtgaaaacatttttaatttgaccGTGACAGAACCGGAACCAGAACAGCGTCGGGCGGGAGTCAGACCCGCAGCTCACCAATGCTGATGGTCATCTTCGGGGTGATGTTTGGTAAATTGCACTGCCAGGTGATGCAGCGAGGGTGTGCGGTGAGGGGCGGGGTCAGTGAGTTCAGCAGGTCACAGACCAGGTCGTTGTCCCAGGGGTCCGACACCAGCCGCAGCTCTGTGGTCCGCGCCGCCCTCGGCGTCTCCGCGTCCATGGACACGTCGCCGCCGCGCTCCGGGGTCGTGGGCAGTTGCAGCGGGCTCATGGGCACGTCCGCACAGAGCGGCGGCTGCTCAGGACTCATGTGGACGTCCTGGGTTCTGTTCACGGTGCTGGGTCTGTGTGGACTCAGGAAGAcatccaggtccaggtccaggtccagatcCGGCTGGACCATGGCCTCAGGACTTTTGATGGTCATCCAGTCTGGTTTGAGGGCGCAGTCCGGACTCATGGGAACATCGTAGACTGGCTTCTGGTTCTGGTCTGGTTCAGCGGgttcctcttcatcttccatAATTTTAAACGGCTCCGTCTTTGATTGGACTGAAGTCAATTCAGACGCCTCCGGAGAGAAAGACACGATATTTCATATAATCactcacaataataataattaaaaagcttctctcatttttcagcttcttcaatgtgaatattttctactttctgtcatttttcagcttcttaaatgtgaatattttctactttctgtcatttttcagcttcttaaatgtgaatattttctactttgtcatttttcagcttcttaaacgtgaatattttctactttctgtcattttcagcttcttaaacgtgaatattttctactttctgtcattttcagcttcttaaacgtgaatattttctactttctgtcatttttcagcttcttaaatgtgaatattttctactttctgtcattttcagcttcttaaacgtgaatattttctactttctgtcattttcagcttcttaaatgtgaagattttctattttgtcatttttcagcttcttaaacgtgaatattttctactttctgtctgtaatttttcagcttcttaaatgtgactattttctactttctgtcatttttcagcttcttaaatgtgaatattttctagtatctgtcatttttcagcttcttaaatgtgaatattttctagtttctgtcatttttcagcttcttaaatgtgaatatttttatactttttgtCCTTTGAACGGATGAGGAAAGTTTTTAGGTGGAACATAAGAGAATTTTAGTTATTTTGAAGCTTCAAAGACAGatttatttcagaaaaacaATATGTTATTGATATTTTCTGACGAATGAAGGTCAGTTTCATGacttctttgttctatggagcaaagaaaccacagaatattcactttaaagaagctggagagaaaaaaaaaaataaaaatcactgaaactggttttaattattcaaataaataataaaaaaaacattctaaaaCCAACCCTTTACATATACAATAGTCATAATGTTGTGAATCACTCGTGTCATCTCATTCCTACCTGCAGGGGCAGTGTGGAGGGTTTTGGCGTCTGCTCAGGGCTGCTGAAATCCTCCCAGCTGCTGGCTCTGGTGCTGGAGGACTCAGTGGGACAAAGCGTGTGGTCTCTGAAGGAGAGGACAGCAGGAGGCGGCGGCTGCACCATGGTGATGGATGAGCTACTCAGGCAGTGCCGGCTGGCGGTGGCGGCGAGGCCCTCGCCGACGATGGTGCCGCACCTCACCGAGGACGCCTCGAGTCGACTGGCGCCCGTCTCCTCGGACGGACTCTGCTCGATTATgggactgaaaaaaacaaacaaagaggtcTCAGGTCGCCGCGGTTACGAGGACACGTCGTCCAACTGTGCTCGTCACAGACGACACAACAGTTACCTCAGTTTTTTGGGCTGATGTCTGGTGAAAGCGTCGTCGTCAGCTTCGCTGCCGTCGCAGGTGTTTTCTGGAACAAGAAAAACTCCTGGATTAGCCAAACAAAGTGCAgcattttgacatttattcGCAACATTTTCTGGAAGTGCAGGCGCAGGCCAGGCGCAGGTACCTCGGTCTGGATAGAAGTTGCTGCTGAAGGGCGTTTTGTGAGTGAAGGGCGTGGAGACAAACTGGGCCAACATGGCGAAGTCGGTGGTGTTGTTGGGACACGCGGCCAGAGAGTTGAGGGGGTTGTAGCGAGCTCCCCACATGGCGCTCTCATCCGGCATCAGATCTGGAGGAGTCTCCtgatcagaaaagaaaaagaacacacacaaagtagCTAAATAAAGGACTTGCATCACAAAAATCTATGTCAGCTCAAGTCTGtaatatcttaagaacacgttcatgtctttatctcactgtgagacagacttttccaacaggaaacggaagtttgtaaaccactcactctcccacaccaaaacccagagagaaaaccagtgattttagctcacagggacacaggagctgctgctctactgctgcctcgtgtggtcacaaagtttttcaaaagccaaagtgacaaaataagacattcaaactctgtgatggaggcagcagtggatcaacaactcctgtgcgctgtgatgataaaatcactggttttctctatgggctttggtgtgggagagtgagtggttttacagAGCAAAACTTAATCTAAACTAAACTTGAGGAAAAACCTGAAGCTAAAATCAAAGTTACTTTTGAATGAATTCAATGTTGCAGATGATCGTTTCTTTTGTTGTGACAAAAACTAAATTTATAGTTATGATAATTCAGTTCTGTTGACACTCACATTAGGTTTTTCTGGCTTTGACACTGGGATTTCAGCCAGAGCTCGGGCTGGTTTAGGCTtctccaccacagcagcagcaggagcaggagcaggagcaggagcaggagcagcaggagcagcagcactgaACAACCACAGGAACATTATTCACATTCATCCAAAGCTTTTATTTCCAGTAATAACATAAGAGGTAACTCCATATTTACCTggcattttctttgtcattgtcGTCCTGGAAGATGGTGAACGGAGCGGACGCGGGAGGATTTGACGACACGGAAGAGCCCCCTGGaaattatacaaataaacttaaacttCAGGATTAAATCCAGGATCACGGATATTCAATCCCAGGATGAACATGGAAACTTggttttctaacattttaaaattaaaccCAGATACAACACTCTCATGTCGGGATTAAACACAGGAATTTAAGATTCATTCGTCTTAATGAACGTCATTTTAACATCGGAATTAAACCTGTTAACTTGGATatttaacttcaggattaacCTCCGGGAATGTGACACTCTTACGTTAAAAATGAAACCCgggaacatggatttttaataTCAGGATTAAACCGGGAATAATGGATgttttaacttcaggattaaactcAGAAATGTGGATTATTAAAGTCAGTAATAAAACCTGGGAAAGTGGATTTTTAAAATCTGGTTTAAAACTGCGAGGGAACCGGTAACAGGATTAAATCCAGGAACATGGATTTTTTATGTCAGgattaaacccaggaacatggATTTCTAATGTCAGGATTAAACCAAGGAACATGGATTTCTAATGTCAGGATTAGACCTGGGATCAGTCGCTTGTGTTTGTTGCGTTATGTGACATCGAGCGGCGAGGCCgcaccttaaaaaaacaaagcgtGTCAGTGAACGTCCCAGTTGCCTTCAGGTAACATGTGAAAAAGTTTGTATCAGACGTTGGACACATTTCCATCATATTCACCATTTCTTTGGAATCTGCTCTCAAACTCTCTCTCGGCGCCGTGGACAACTGACGAGTCGTCAAAAGGATCTTCTAAGAGCGTCGGAGCCTGGAACATGTCCATGATCAAATCTGGACACAGAGTCAACAGCACGTGATTAAAGGAAATCACAAAACGTCTCCGTCGCAGCTCCAGTGTGTGctgatatcacacacacacacacacacaaagacagaaagctAGTCAGAGAGAGGACAGTTCTTCTCACCCAGTGCTTCCCGCGTGTTGACCGTGGGTGACGGCAGCACCCTGGACGGTGTGGCCTGAACAAAGCCCAGTGAAGTGTTAGGAGTGACGTGAGAAAGGTTGACCGAGCCTCcctgtgacactgtgacacacacacacacacacacagagagaaggttTGAGGAGAAGTCACGGGGGCTGAGTGGTGAAGCCTCCTGtcagctgcagcttcacttACTGTTCAGTTTCTCTTCAGGCTCCTGAAGCTGACTGACGTCACTGAGGAAAAGAAACAGCACAAGAACTCAGGTGGAGGgtttacacagacagacacaaataaattctATGTCAGTTAAAATCTACGATATCttcagaacacgttcacgtctttatctcactgtgagacagacttttacaacaggaaactgaagtttgtaaaccactcactctcccacaccaaaccccacagaaaaatcagtgattttagctcgcggggacacaggagctgctggtctactgctgcctcgtgtggtcactttgtgtcactgaggtgagtCTGAGTGAAGGTTTTAAAAAGCTGAAGTGACaacataagacatttgaacttggtgggggaggcagcagtggatcaacagctcctgtgtgctgtgatgttaaaatcactgattttctctgtggactttggtgtgggagagtgagtggtttacttcagtgtcctgttggaaaagtctgtctcacagtgagataaagacgtgaaacttAAACTGAGGTAGATTTTATTAGCCGAGTCTTTGGTTGGACATGTTTATCATGTCGAGCAGAGGGAGCACTCAGTTACTTATATGTAAAAAATGAGTGTAcaagtacctcatacaaccagaCAATACAAATCTGGAACTAAATAAAGTAATTATTCCATCACAGATAGAGATTTGTTTTGTTAGAGATGATACAGTTTCAACACTAAAGTACTCACTGGTGCGTGTGGTTGTGTTCCCAGCTGCCGGGCTGAACCACAGCAGGGACAGGTGTGGGGGAAGAGACGGGTCTGTGGAGCAGCTGGTTCGCTGGACACTTGGGATGCGTCGGTGCTGGATTCAGTGCCGGTTGTTGTAAATGAACGCTCCTGTCAGGGAGGACAGAGGGTTGCTGGGATACCTCCGCGCTCAGAACACTCGTGTCCGCAGGTCCGGGGTGGTTCCCTTCATGGACGGCGGCGTCTTGCATGAAGGTTGGTTTGGCGAGTAATGTCAGGCCGAGAGAGCGTCTGCTGCTCAGAGGGTTCCAGGGCCGAGGGGGGCGACCAAGCGGCTGCTGGGTGGGACAGCCGACCAGAGAGGAGGCGGCTTCAACAACACACACCTGGAACACAGGAAGTCaagcagtttaaaaacaaaaacaaaacctcaccAGAAAACGACCGTTTACcgctgcagtacatatgccaggcccgTGTGTGGTGCTGCAACCGAAAGCACTTACTACCTAGCTACAATAtaaacaatgatttattttttttggcacatttgcACCCCTTCatttcagtcactcactctcccacaccaaaccccatagagaaaatcagtgattttaacatcaccacacacacacacacacacaggagttgttgatccactgctgtctccatcaccaagttcaaatgtcttattttgtaaaatttggcTTTTGAAAAAAGCCGAATTCAGATTTACCTTGGTGAAACAAAGTGACAACACGAGGCAGCAGcgcaccagcagctcctgtgtctgcgtgagctaaaatccctgattttctctatgggctttggtgtgagagggTGAAAAGAAGTCCATTTGCtctagagatgtaacgatatgaaaatttcatatcacggttattgtgaccaaaattatcacggttatcaatattatcacggtattgttagatgtgttcaaaatgttccaaaagtactgaacacacaccttttaaccaagttttatttaaaaaaaaaagatattttatattatatgattattaatattattattattattattattattattattattaataataattatcatctgactgactgacacacacacacacaggtcctcactctgtgtcggataataattaagtagcagcggtcgtacacagcatagaaataaaataaaaaaacacagaaacaaacacattttggtctcctacggtacctgtcgtctgcacactactcgctttcgcgagacaaaccatgacgttgaCTTCaaattggaagtggcttcgcggagatttatttttttgcattttctgcacaaggattgattgtcttcaattattttaccctcGACAtcgtttaaaaatacaaaatatgcccagacttCTGATTTTACGGggggggggtaatctctggagcgcaggtggcttcagccgtgttgtcgctggacagacagtgcaaactgcgcatgcgcacccgcttctgagcgagtgccgttcaggtgctgctgcttctccaggaaatgagcagtatcactgtgagtttttcggtaatcagttgcggtaatcaatcacggttttaacgataattaaaatttgaaaccgTAGtactaaccgtcgggaattttaccgcggtttatcgtcataccggtaagcGTTACATCCCTAATTTGCTCACAACCAAACTTCTAATAGCCCGAAACTGTCACTGCATGAAGTCAAAGCAGCTGGATGTTTGAGTCTTAAGCATAAGGCATTAAATAGATGGAGgattaatgataaaataaataaagtctgacCTTCTGTGGCGCAGGCTGGTTCGCTAAAACTCCATCGACCTTCTCCAACTCGGACTTGATGCTGCGTATTCCTTCCAGCTGCTTCCTCACCAAGTCCTCTACTTCAACACAGGAATTAAACACGCGTTGAAACAAAGAAATTTTATTTTCTTGCGTCGTTTCCAAGTGTCACGGCTCCACAGACTCAcccatttctcttttctccctctgctgcctctcctGGAGCGTACGGAAGTACCTCACTGCACGAGCCTCCTCGAAGGACAGTTCAGTCCCGTCACAGAGCAGCTCGTCCTTCAGATACTCTGACACGGTGTGAACGCTGGAGTCCTGGTGTGAGCGAGTCACGCCCGAATTCTCAGAGCGGGAGAGTCTGCAGGGGAGACGACGACAGAGGAGATTAATCTACGACTAACTGTTGTTGTCGCTGTTTTCACACGAGTCACAGAAACCTGTGGAAAACACAGATGATTAGATGAGAGATTTGTGGAGTGAAAGGTTTCCGTCTTCACTCACGTTACGACCGTTTTAACGGTGGGTGGTTTGGCCAGAAGGTCCACAGAGGTCTGGAACAAGAGGACAAAGAGTGTGAGACACTTTCAAACGTCAGAGTATCAATcatctgagacacacacacacacaccttgctcTGAGCGACTGGCTCTCTGTGAGACGACATCTGATTGGTTAAATGTGACGTCTGTAAAGGAGCCACGCTTCCTGCgttaccaaaaataaaaaaactgttagTCGCTGATGTGTCTTactgaacattttaatgaaagaaacaaaagagcaaAGACAGTGAATAGTCTGACCTGATCCTGGTGTCTGGCTCCTGGTTCTGGTCTGAAACTGTCTGCAGatcagatttaaaaacacagaacaacTTTCAAACTTCCATTACTTACATTTAGTAAAATCACACACTTTAAATCATCCGTCACTTTTCAAAACTCTGCCACGATATTTCACCTAAATTCAATGACTCCATTTAAGTTGTTTATTCTGATTCCTTGGGTCTCAGAGCTGCTTATTTTTAGGGTCCACTCTGCTGTTGTGCGCTAAGGAAAGTTCTGCCGCTACAAAAGAGTAAAAGGCAACGTAAACACAAGCAAATCCATTTCATAAAAGTGAAGCCTTTGTTTTCTAGTCCACTCAAATGTGCAGGCGTTTCAAAATGAAAGAGACAGCCAATGGAAACTGTCGAggtgacatcaaattcaaggactttccaggaccaattacctcaaattcaaggacgaGAATGTGCCGACACAGCTTAAAATGTGCCGAAAAGTGATTGTCCCTGTAAagttgtctttggtgagacagatcTTGGGATTTTTATTTCCCCAGACACCACGGTGTCACTTGCTCGctcttgttttaactttatACGCTCGTTGTCCTGCACGTAATCTCACGTCAATGTCAGAGAGACAGTGTCTAGTAATGATGATgccacgtttgacaaacacgcGAGACATTTACCTCAAaaatcaacttcacttctttactgcacaaaatccaagcactttctATGACCCATGactatttgtgatgaattttcaaaaacaaataaatgagacATGTTCCTGTACCTGTACTCCTGGAGAACAGTGTCTGCCGGCTGCGCCTGGTTCTCCACTGCTTTCTGATACACGGCGTCGGCCTGTTCGTTCAGACCCTTCTGCTCAAAGTGACACGCCCACGCCACATACAGTGCCGCCGTCCTGGTGCCGACGCCTTTACTGAAGACGTAGCTGTAGAGCGCCACAGGGTCGGTGTAGAAACTGGCCTGTGAGACAGATTCacagtaaagacacacacacacacacacacacactctctctggcTTGTATTTTTGAcacgcgtgtttgtgtgtggaacaTTTCAGTCAGACTTACACATTTGATGCAGTAGTCCACATATCTGGTGTCATTTGCGTATCGCTCGTCGTTCAGAAACCTCTGGACCAGCGAGTCGAACACCACCGACATCCCACTGCCACCGTCTGCAGGTGACCTCTGCTCCAGAAACTCCACAAACCTGGACGACACACAGCCGGATGTGCAACAAACGTGTGTCAACATTCTCtgggatgatgttctcaaatgtccacaaacagaaaatgctTCAGTTTGACGCTTTCTTTGTTATAGGGCGCAAATaaaccagaagatattcacatttaaaaagctagTTAGTATTGAATAACCGGTGCAGCTCGGGcagcaactaacaattattttcataatcgagtcatcttttgaagctgaaaaatcagaaaactgattgatcgattgtcaaaataaagatagttagttagttagtgattcatttagtaattgctTAATCAAGTAACTGTTTCAGCCCTCGTTGCAGCCTTTTTGTGACGTCGACTGATATATCAGTCTGATATATACAGTTattttacaccttttaaacTACAACACATTTGTACTGAGATATTTACCACCTCAATgtggggaaagaaaaataatcaccagatatacagtatatcacaaaaGTGAGTACACCCctcacatttttatacatttttaattatatctTTTCATGGGACAACACTGAAGAAATGACACTTTGCTACAATGTTAAGTAGTCAGTGTACAACTTGTATAACAGTGAAAATTTGCTGTCCATTCAAAATAACTCAACACACAGCCAATAATGTCTAAACTGCTGGCAACAAAATTGAGTACACCCCTAAGTGAAAGTGTCCAAATTGAGTTTAGGTCTGGAGACATGCTCGGCCAGTCCATCACCTTTACCCTCAGCTTCTTTAGCAAGGCAGTGGTCGTCTTGGAGGTGTGCTTGGGGTCGTTATCATGCTGGAATACTGCCCTGCGGCCCAGTTTCCAAAGAGAGAGGATCATGCTCTGCTTGAGTATTTCACAGTACATGTTAGCATTCATAGTTCCCTCGATGAACTGCAGCTCCCCAGTGCCAGCAGCACTCATGCAGCTCCAGACCATGACACTCCTACCACCATGCTTGACTGTAGGCAAGAGACACTTGTCTTTGTACTCCTCACCTGGTTGCCGCCACACACGTGTGACACCATCTGAACCAAATAAGTTGATCTTGGTCTCATCAGACCACAGGACATGGTTCCAGTAACCCATGTCCTTAGTCTGCTTGTCTTCTACAAACTGTTTGCGGGCTTTCTTGTGCATCAACTTTAGAAGATGCTTCTTTCTGGGACGACAGCCATACAGACCAATATGATGCAGTGTGTGGCGTATGGTCTGAGCACCGACAGACTGACCCCCCACCCTTTCAACCTCTCCAGCAATGCTGACAGCACTTCTACGTCTATTTTCCATACACAACCTCTGGATATAGCGCTCAGCGCGCACACTCAACTTCTTTCGACCACAGCGAGGCCTGTTCCGAGTGGAACCTCTCCTCTTAAACCGTTGTATGGTCTTGGCCACCGTGCTGCAGCTCAGTTTCAGGGTGTTGGCAATTTTCTTATAGCCTTGGCCATCTTTATGTAGAgcaacaattgtttttttaagatccTCAGAGAGTTCTTTGCCATGAGGTGCCATGTTGAACTTCCAGTGACTAGTATGAGGAGTGTGAGAGCGATAATATCAAATTTAACACACcctgtgatatactgtatatgtacacgCACACTTTAGTATATCATTCAACATACTCTTGTTTCAAAGTAGTTGTGTCCATCGATATAACATCAGTATAAAGATAGATATATACgaaattataaataaacataaggTCACTTATAATAACacgtctttgtcattttctgttatAAGACACTTGTACTTTCACTCAAGTATCCTTTGTAGGTCCTTTATACAAGACTATGGATATGGAAAGATGACACgggtgcaaaataaataaatgcataaaaggAATAGAGCGTGACaatctttaaattaaaaacaataataaaatgaagaaCACTAACTTGTCCCATGGATCCAGAGGGTCGTCTCCGGTGTAGGAGCTCAGCCTGCTTTCAAAACATctaaaagaacaaacaaatgtatatatacagattTAAGTCAAGAAACGTTACGTCTACTGTCTTTTATAAATACGCTAAAAAAACGATTAAAGTTGGGCTAAAAACAGCTTTTACATTAGCTAACAGCGCTAGCCCCTGTGAGCTAGCAGTCGGTTAGCTCGAGAGTTTCGTGTTGAACTTACTGTAAATACGTGTTGATATCCATTTGGTTCgggtttttaaaaaattatCTTTTCCCTCGCAGTACAGTAGATTAACTGTTGTTATTCCATTTACTTTAGTAGTTCATTCACTTACAAATACTAAAAAAATCGTTAAACTCGTTATTATTGTGTGCGGTGACTGAACTCAAGCTGCTGCTCTCGTTCCTACATTTGAAATTTCGCACTCAGCCAATAGCAAAGAAGACCACGCCCACAATACTGTGACGAAACGGCCCGTGtccatttttttcctctgtcgAACGTTCAACAACATAGAactacggaagaggattagagACACAATTGTCAATTAAAGcgattgaaataataattttcttaataatttgtacatacagtattttcttataaatactttataataatatgtacaaaacacattatgactttattttctaaATTCATAGATACATAATCTACGGAAGTGCAttacattaatttaaaaaagaaaagaaaaacgaaaCTCCggcttttctgtctgttttctttttttcggaGTAATATTTTCTGAATGATGGAGAACTCTCGCGAGAACCTCCAACCTGCAAGTGACTCCCTTATTTTCGGCAGTCTCCTAATGGTCTCTTGAATCATCCCGTAGCCAGCCTGAAtacatttcaaatgcatcatcttGTATCCATGGAGCATGtcatatctgtccaactgatccTGAATAAAGGTTGCTATGTCTAACAGATCTGAATGAGCTGTCCTTCTGAACAACCGCAAAGTCCTCAGGTGCTCTCAATAAAGGaattaatgtgtttattaaaaaaataaaaatattaagtaAATACAATATTcagtaaataagaaaaaaaaattactcctAAGAACCAACCATgaaaaaattactctgaaaaacagaaaaaataaattacaccgaaaaacagaaataattactCCAAAAAACATATCAATTAATTGTTGGTATGTGAATGcaacaatactaataatactaataataataattccgaAATAATCCTCTTCCATGAAGAACAGTATATGTACAATCAATATGTAttttgaggagaaaaaaaaccccattattattatgattctgatggactggcgaactgcctagggtgtaccccgctgatgttctatgtcagctgagattggcactgcATCCCCCGCAACCcaccggtggaggataaagcggtagataatggatggatggttggatggattaaaaaactaaatttaaatttacataAGAGCACAAGTGAAGAATTGACAGTCAAAGCAATGGCTAATTACATACCAAATCTATTACAATTATTCATCTTTaaagatatataaataaatgcttttgtATAATTACGTCatctcaataaaatacaaattacaaagtaatattttgtattttaaaaacatgtcagaaaTACTGCACATCCCTGATTATCAAGTATTATGATAAAAC from Solea solea chromosome 17, fSolSol10.1, whole genome shotgun sequence carries:
- the bub1 gene encoding mitotic checkpoint serine/threonine-protein kinase BUB1 isoform X2; this encodes MDINTYLQCFESRLSSYTGDDPLDPWDKFVEFLEQRSPADGGSGMSVVFDSLVQRFLNDERYANDTRYVDYCIKCASFYTDPVALYSYVFSKGVGTRTAALYVAWACHFEQKGLNEQADAVYQKAVENQAQPADTVLQEYRQFQTRTRSQTPGSGSVAPLQTSHLTNQMSSHREPVAQSKTSVDLLAKPPTVKTVVTLSRSENSGVTRSHQDSSVHTVSEYLKDELLCDGTELSFEEARAVRYFRTLQERQQREKREMEDLVRKQLEGIRSIKSELEKVDGVLANQPAPQKVCVVEAASSLVGCPTQQPLGRPPRPWNPLSSRRSLGLTLLAKPTFMQDAAVHEGNHPGPADTSVLSAEVSQQPSVLPDRSVHLQQPALNPAPTHPKCPANQLLHRPVSSPTPVPAVVQPGSWEHNHTHHDVSQLQEPEEKLNMSQGGSVNLSHVTPNTSLGFVQATPSRVLPSPTVNTREALDLIMDMFQAPTLLEDPFDDSSVVHGAEREFESRFQRNGGSSVSSNPPASAPFTIFQDDNDKENASAAAPAAPAPAPAPAPAAAVVEKPKPARALAEIPVSKPEKPNETPPDLMPDESAMWGARYNPLNSLAACPNNTTDFAMLAQFVSTPFTHKTPFSSNFYPDRENTCDGSEADDDAFTRHQPKKLSPIIEQSPSEETGASRLEASSVRCGTIVGEGLAATASRHCLSSSSITMVQPPPPAVLSFRDHTLCPTESSSTRASSWEDFSSPEQTPKPSTLPLQASELTSVQSKTEPFKIMEDEEEPAEPDQNQKPVYDVPMSPDCALKPDWMTIKSPEAMVQPDLDLDLDLDVFLSPHRPSTVNRTQDVHMSPEQPPLCADVPMSPLQLPTTPERGGDVSMDAETPRAARTTELRLVSDPWDNDLVCDLLNSLTPPLTAHPRCITWQCNLPNITPKMTISIGKSSLRVDCLLGQGAFATVYQATDPVTSERMALKVQKPANPWEFYIHTQLDARLSPDVRHLYGSVRSAHLFHNASVLLEELHNYGTLLNVVNMYKCLSDKVMPQPLVIYFTVCILHMVELLHSVHVVHADIKPDNILLGERFLENKCFESENVDHGLVLIDLGQSIDMTLFPQGAAFTAKCLTSGFQCTEMLSGKPWNYQTDYFGIAGTVYCLLFGTYMQVTNEGGVWRTNAVFRRNPHSDLWLNFFDTLLNIPDCGSLPSLRRLRGQLTGVLQQSYSSKLSTLKSRLVVQLLESRKTNRR
- the bub1 gene encoding mitotic checkpoint serine/threonine-protein kinase BUB1 isoform X1; this translates as MDINTYLQCFESRLSSYTGDDPLDPWDKFVEFLEQRSPADGGSGMSVVFDSLVQRFLNDERYANDTRYVDYCIKCASFYTDPVALYSYVFSKGVGTRTAALYVAWACHFEQKGLNEQADAVYQKAVENQAQPADTVLQEYRQFQTRTRSQTPGSGSVAPLQTSHLTNQMSSHREPVAQSKTSVDLLAKPPTVKTVVTLSRSENSGVTRSHQDSSVHTVSEYLKDELLCDGTELSFEEARAVRYFRTLQERQQREKREMVEDLVRKQLEGIRSIKSELEKVDGVLANQPAPQKVCVVEAASSLVGCPTQQPLGRPPRPWNPLSSRRSLGLTLLAKPTFMQDAAVHEGNHPGPADTSVLSAEVSQQPSVLPDRSVHLQQPALNPAPTHPKCPANQLLHRPVSSPTPVPAVVQPGSWEHNHTHHDVSQLQEPEEKLNMSQGGSVNLSHVTPNTSLGFVQATPSRVLPSPTVNTREALDLIMDMFQAPTLLEDPFDDSSVVHGAEREFESRFQRNGGSSVSSNPPASAPFTIFQDDNDKENASAAAPAAPAPAPAPAPAAAVVEKPKPARALAEIPVSKPEKPNETPPDLMPDESAMWGARYNPLNSLAACPNNTTDFAMLAQFVSTPFTHKTPFSSNFYPDRENTCDGSEADDDAFTRHQPKKLSPIIEQSPSEETGASRLEASSVRCGTIVGEGLAATASRHCLSSSSITMVQPPPPAVLSFRDHTLCPTESSSTRASSWEDFSSPEQTPKPSTLPLQASELTSVQSKTEPFKIMEDEEEPAEPDQNQKPVYDVPMSPDCALKPDWMTIKSPEAMVQPDLDLDLDLDVFLSPHRPSTVNRTQDVHMSPEQPPLCADVPMSPLQLPTTPERGGDVSMDAETPRAARTTELRLVSDPWDNDLVCDLLNSLTPPLTAHPRCITWQCNLPNITPKMTISIGKSSLRVDCLLGQGAFATVYQATDPVTSERMALKVQKPANPWEFYIHTQLDARLSPDVRHLYGSVRSAHLFHNASVLLEELHNYGTLLNVVNMYKCLSDKVMPQPLVIYFTVCILHMVELLHSVHVVHADIKPDNILLGERFLENKCFESENVDHGLVLIDLGQSIDMTLFPQGAAFTAKCLTSGFQCTEMLSGKPWNYQTDYFGIAGTVYCLLFGTYMQVTNEGGVWRTNAVFRRNPHSDLWLNFFDTLLNIPDCGSLPSLRRLRGQLTGVLQQSYSSKLSTLKSRLVVQLLESRKTNRR